A window of Salmo trutta chromosome 31, fSalTru1.1, whole genome shotgun sequence contains these coding sequences:
- the LOC115169702 gene encoding C-C chemokine receptor type 4 encodes MADYEDFLAFFNEDNFTDYNNSVDPSYVVDEMVNLCAKTEVNRFGAKFIPTFYTINFLLSVVGNGLVLCIIYKYEKLTSVTNIFLLNLVISDLLFASSLPFLATYYSSEWIFGPFMCKLVGSMYFIGFYSSILFLTLMTFDRYLAVVHAINAAKQRRKIYACFSSAVVWCISLLASVKELVLYNVWKDPQSGHLCEETGFSKDIMNKWELVGYYQQFVIFFLLPLAMVMYCYVRITVRVMSTRMREKCRAVKLIFVIVFSFFVCWTPYNIVILLRALQMSTSHSFEPCSDVLDYALYVTRNIAYLYCCVSPVFYTFLGKKFQNHFRKLLAKHIPCLKSYIVTNQSSQSRTTSQKSPHTMYEY; translated from the coding sequence ATGGCGGATTATGAAGACTTCTTGGCTTTTTTCAATGAGGACAATTTCACAGATTATAACAACTCTGTAGACCCCAGCTATGTCGTGGATGAAATGGTGAATCTGTGTGCCAAAACTGAGGTAAATAGATTTGGAGCCAAGTTCATCCCAACATTCTACACCATCAATTTCCTGCTAAGTGTGGTTGGGAATGGGCTGGTTCTATGCATTATCTACAAATACGAGAAGCTCACTTCCGTCACGAACATCTTCCTCCTCAACCTGGTCATCTCTGACCTGCTGTTTGCGTCCAGTTTGCCCTTCTTGGCCACTTACTACTCCTCTGAGTGGATCTTTGGCCCGTTCATGTGCAAGCTGGTGGGCAGCATGTACTTCATTGGATTCTACAGCTCcatcctcttcctcactctcaTGACCTTTGACCGATACCTGGCTGTGGTCCATGCCATTAACGCTGCCAAACAGAGGAGGAAGATCTACGCCTGCTTCTCCTCCGCAGTTGTGTGGTGTATCAGCCTTCTGGCCAGCGTCAAGGAGTTAGTTCTGTACAACGTCTGGAAGGATCCTCAGTCCGGACACCTTTGTGAGGAGACAGGCTTCTCCAAGGATATCATGAACAAATGGGAGCTGGTGGGTTACTATCAGCAGTTTGTTATCTTCTTTCTGCTTCCTTTGGCCATGGTCATGTACTGCTATGTTAGAATCACAGTCCGAGTCATGTCAACCCGAATGAGAGAGAAGTGTAGGGCAGTCAAGCTGATTTTTGTGATTGTATTTTCATTTTTTGTGTGCTGGACCCCATACAATATTGTGATACTGCTGAGAGCCCTCCAGATGTCCACCAGTCATAGTTTTGAGCCGTGCTCTGATGTGCTTGACTACGCTCTGTATGTGACTAGGAATATAGCATACCTCTACTGTTGTGTAAGCCCTGTCTTCTACACGTTTCTTGGGAAAAAGTTTCAAAACCACTTTAGGAAACTACTTGCAAAACATATCCCATGTCTGAAGAGTTATATCGTCACTAACCAAAGTAGCCAAAGTAGAACAACTTCTCAGAAAAGCCCACATACCATGTATGAATACTAG